In a genomic window of Glycine max cultivar Williams 82 chromosome 13, Glycine_max_v4.0, whole genome shotgun sequence:
- the LOC121173258 gene encoding replication protein A 70 kDa DNA-binding subunit E, whose product MVFVDSEGDQIHAICKSDHLKSWKTYLKENCTYVMHNFKVVKNDGQFRVCEHEYKLFFIGVTVVREANLHELPFKEFGFVEFANVVAGNFVSGLLVDIIGVVDQVVFRHVSTKNTRVVFRMKDLSGEILSCTLWENYCTQFLSYLNERGDDGPMVIILTHARIKDAQGSYPASVSNSFKASKLLINDPILEIQEFKERLLDLGVEVSRVLLPGDQASSQVSGGSQLSSKDSFLSKAEVKTILEINAISEVDLKTDIQTGPFTCGCGKDNDQPVLRYRVEIMVTQNNESGKFLLWDCEYAEFIGQTADDVNRVKIEDGDLDLNASPQALDKLLGHVLAFKARIQSRFKNAVVLRYSKDLDLINAVLEMLPDSEQSLFVTADHDPVAGLPLTPKKRMSSDEADDELRSSQISPAQLSSNKLTRHSHRS is encoded by the exons ATGGTTTTTGTTGATTCTGAG GGTGATCAAATTCATGCTATTTGTAAATCGGACCACCTCAAGTCTTGGAAAACTTATTTGAAAGAGAATTGCACTTATGTTATGCATAATTTCAAAGTTGTTAAGAATGATGGTCAATTTAGAGTGTGCGAACATGAgtacaagttattttttattggagtgACGGTTGTTAGAGAAGCTAATTTGCATGAACTGCCTTTTAAGGAATTTGGATTTGTTGAATTTGCAAATGTTGTTGCTGGCAATTTTGTGTCTGGCCTGTTGGTTG ATATTATTGGGGTCGTTGATCAAGTGGTCTTTCGGCATGTTTCAACGAAAAATACCAGGGTTGTTTTTAGAATGAAGGATTTGAG TGGtgaaattttgtcttgcacaCTTTGGGAGAATTACTGTACTCAGTTCCTATCCTATTTGAATGAACGTGGGGATGATGGGCCGATGGTTATTATATTGACACATGCCAGAATAAAAGATGCACAGG GAAGTTATCCAGCTTCAGTGAGCAATTCCTTCAAGGCGTCAAAACTATTGATTAATGATCCTATATTGGAAATTCAAGAATTTAAAGAGAG GCTTTTAGATTTAGGTGTTGAGGTGAGTCGAGTTTTGCTACCTGGCGATCAAGCAAGCTCACAAGTTTCAGGGGGAAGTCAGCTATCATCAAAGGATTCGTTTCTTTCAAAGGCTGAAGTCAAaactattttagaaatcaatgcCATTTCTGAGGTGGACCT GAAAACTGACATCCAAACAGGACCATTCACATGTGGATGTGGCAAGGATAATGATCAGCCTGTTCTAAG GTATAGAGTTGAAATCATGGTTACCCAAAACAATGAGAGTGGCAAATTTTTGCTCTGGGACTGTGAATATGCTGAATTCATTGGTCAAACAGCTGATGATGTGAATAGGGTCAAGATTGAA GATGGTGATCTTGATTTGAATGCTTCCCCTCAAGCACTTGACAAATTGTTGGGTCATGTGCTTGCTTTTAAGGCCAGGattcaatcaagattcaaaAATGCAGTTGTACTTAGATACTCAAAAGACCTGGATTTGATCAATGCAGTTCTGGAGATGCTGCCTGATAGTGAG CAATCTCTGTTTGTCACAGCTGACCATGATCCGGTTGCGGGATTGCCTTTAACACCCAAAAAGCGGATGTCATCTGATGAAGCCGATGATGAGTTAAGGAGCTCTCAAATTTCGCCAGCCCAACTATcgtctaacaaattaacaagacATTCTCATAGGAGCTAA